The DNA window tttcttactccACAGCTGTCAGTGTCCTAGGACATGCATTTAGACGTAGAAACAGACCCAAATAGAGTCCTTTTTCTTACTAGAGCCTTACAGTTTTAGAGGAAAGTCAACAAAATTTTACAATAATTGACTAAAGAGATTACCATATCTTAACTCACTTGTATTTGGGTTTCCACTCTGAAGGCGATAGATAGTTCATGCGCTTTACTGttaaagacagcaaaattcAAAGTCTGTCTTCTTTCAGGTAGCTTTGAAACTGGCATGGATGGCTGAGCTTGTTCAGAGGGAAAGAAGCAACTACCTGGCGAAAGTGGCAGAGACTCCTGGAACACGTGCACCGCTCTGAAGCAGGAGGTAGATAACACTTAGCTGTTCCGGCACACATCTCCTACAGAGGTGAAATACTCACTGTCTTAGACACCTACAAAGGAAGACTGCTCTGAACCGCAGGACTGCTGTCCCCTGAGGGGTAGGAGCAGCCATCACATCCCACTGGGTTGTACCAAAGTGGCACCTCAGCAGTTCTAGTCCTTTATTGTTCTGCTCTGAGTAGATTCAGCCCGCACAAAACTGAATTCTGTTCTTAATGAACACTTCCAGTCCTCATAGTGACACATTTTCTTGGAGTTGTCCCATTTCCCAGTGTGTTCCAGCCAGAGGGAACCATTCATGATATTGTGAGCAATGTGTAGTTACGGTTATTGTTATTTCAGCTATTCATAACGTTCAGTGGTGCACTTTCTTAATGGGGGTTGGTTAGTTCCCTTGTAGTTGCACATCCTGCCCACAACTGGCACTTGTGTTGATGTGCAGGCAGGAAGTTCCTCCCTCTGAAGCAATCATGGAGTAAGAAAAAGCTTGAGGGTTTGATGCTATTTTAAGAAGAGTTTCTCAGGCAACTAAATTCAGTGAAAGAGATCTTCTCtgaggtttttatttcagctaacCGTTTACCAGTTTACGTGTTAGTAGAACCATATAAAAATGCAGTACTTCACCAAAAAGACAAACATAACTCAAGAACATCCtgctaaaagaaattaatgtagATTTTCATCAACATGAAAGCCAGCAGAGCATACAGGAGGTTTATTTTGTTGAACAGGAAACAGTTTGAGCTTCCATTATCAATGAATGAgtgtgtaaaagaaaaaaaataaaaataaaattgctcgTTACTGCAGAAAATTTGCTAATCCAGAGAGACAGAATCTGCACCACaatagaaaagtgaaaatataatGACTAATCACAcccagaagagaagcagcatctGTTGCCTTCCTGAAAAAGGTATGATGTTGCTGATAAATTTTCTGTTGACCCATACGTATTAATTCAGATGGATTTGCAAGGAGATGGTCTTACTAGTGTACCAGGTTGGTAGCAGagtggatgaaaaaaaaaaatataagagaACCTTAGTTTCTCTGAGAAGCTCTAGAAGGGAATTCCACATAAGCAAAGATCAAGAGCGAATGAGAATAGACTgtgaaaaaactgaaaaaatgggATAAGAAGCGATCTACAAAACACACGGGGAAAGGTGAGGTATTTAGAGCTACAGAGACACCCATCTACAGCATTTCGGAAGAAAATGCATGTAACAGGTAACACTGGCTCTTAATAGtttcaaaaatataattcagaaaAAGTTTAACATCATTTTATTCATGTAGCAGGGGTTaagggagaaaagaacaaaacacattCTGGAGATGTGAGTCTCGTGTCTGTGAACACAcatcttttcatatttataatgCTTGTTGAATGCTTACACGCGTTTGTGTGCACGGGTGAAAGATGCAGTGTCTTAACACCAACCCTTCTGTGATTTCAGATGAAGGGTTGCTGCTATTAAAGCAGTTTGGTCACAGAGGGTTGCAACAGAAAACTGCACTGGCACACCATCACAGCAAGAAGCCTGCAGGCTCAAGTTCTGCTTGACATGGCCATGTTCTACTAGACCTGCCATGACGGCATTTTTTCCCAGTGTTCCCAACTGGATTCAAGAtgcaaagcaggaggaggaagagacaggCTGGAAATTAGTCCCCAGACCAAGAGGTGAAGAGACCGAAAGTCAGGGAAAATGCCAATGTGAAATATCGGAGACCTCCTTCACTAATGTGGACAAGCTGAGAACTCACACACTTTCTCATACTGAGCAGAGACCATACAACTGCCCTCAGCTGCACTGTGGCAAAGCCTTTGCTTCTAAGTACAAGCTATATAGGTAGGTAACTGTGGAGTGCCTCTGCCAAACAGCGCTCCCCTACCAGAAGAGAGGGGAAACCCCCTCCATCGTGTTTTTGTGCTTGAATTTCTGAGAAGGTGGTGGAGGGGAAATGCCCTTGTTACCTTGCAAAGCAGTTGAGTCCCAGATGTTACCATACTTGGCATCTCTTTAAGCACCTTCCAGAGAACCTCAGATAATACTTTATCCTGAGCTCAAGCTGTTTTCTAAGGAGGAAATTGAAGCAGAAAGTGAAGTTCACAGAttaaaaaccaaatgaaaagcaagaacaGCATTCACATTTCATAAGCCCTACCTCTAACTTTCATCACAGGAATGTTTCTATGGCCGCTATTGTTCTAGCATGAAGAAGTAGAGTTCCTATTTATGTACTGAAATATAGCAGAGAATAATTAAATGATCTGATCACTAGAAACGTGAAACTAGATGAACGACAGTGTCAGAGAGTGTAAGATACCAAGGTGAAATCAGTCCACAGTGGCTGTCAACAGACATTGCCACAGTCTGACGCCTTCTGATGAAATGAAGCCGTCTCACCAGCAGACAAGCATTTCTTGTCATAAACTACCAaggttttctttgtcatttccCCCTTTGATAGCCTCAACAGAGGGAACAGGAGCTGAGTAGACGACTGAAGTTTACCTGTGCGGAGGTAATGCATTCTAGGGAGGATGGGCACTGCTGAGACAGACTCCAACTGTTGCTTGAAACGTTGTACTTCTGTGCCTGGAGAGTCCCCGCTGCCCTGGCAGCATCCTTTAGTGGCAGTAAAATGCCATCTGGGATTTTTGTGGCACAAAGCGTAGAACACAagggaaaattttgaaaaagtagCATATGTTCTCTTAGGGGCTGGACACTAGTCTAaactttcctgcttttctcccaaAAGGCATATGGCCACGCACTCTGCTCAGAAGCCTCATCAGTGTATGTACTGCGAGAAGATGTTTCACCGGAAAGATCACCTTCGCAACCACCTGCAGACCCACGATCCCAACAAGGAGGCCCTCCACTGTCCTGAGTGTGGCAAGAACTACAACACGAAACTTGGCTTCAGGCGACATCTGGCCATGCACGCAGCTGCCAGCGGTGATCTCAGCTGCAAGGTATGCCTCCAGACGTTTGAAAGTACCCAAGTCCTCCTGGAGCACCTCAAAGCTCATTCTAGGCGGGCTTCTGGtggagcaaaggaaaagaagcatcCATGTGACCACTGTGACAGGCGCTTCTACACCCGAAAAGATGTGCGGAGACACTTGGTAGTGCACACGGGGCGGAAGGACTTCTTGTGCCAGTACTGTGCTCAGAGGTTTGGGCGGAAAGATCATCTGACCAGGCACATGAAGAAAAGCCACTCCCAGGAACTGCTGAAGATTAAGACAGAGCCAGTTGACATGTTGGGTCTCCTCAGCTGCAGCTCATCTGTCGCAGTGAAAGAAGAGCTGAGTCCCGTCCTTTGCATGGCATCCAGAGACATGATAGGTGGTAAGAGCTTCCCTGGCATGTTGCCTGTGGGCATGTACAGCACACATCTCCAAACCATGCCAAGCTCAGGGATGCCCCATTCTTTGGTTCCTAATTCTCTTCCAATGGGAATGAGCTATCCTCTGGAGTCTTCttctcccatctcctccccaccGCAACCTCCTCCAAAGTATCAGCTTGGATCTACCTCATATTTGCCTGAGAAACTACCCAAAGTAGAGGTGGACAGCTTTTTGTCAGACTTCCCTGGCAGCCTGTCTCTCTCATCTGGTGAGCCTCAGTCCTCTTCGCCTCAGCCGCCCCCCCTGGATGAGGCTTTGCTTTCCAAGAGCCCTGCTAACCTTTCAGAGGCTCTCTGTGCTGCTAACATGGACTTTTCTCATCTTCTTGGCTTCCTCCCCCTAAATCTTCCTCCTTGCAATCCACCTGTATCATCAGGGGGATTGGTCATGGGCTACTCACAGGGGGAGACACAGCCACTGCTTACCACTTTGCAACATCAACCTCAAGAATCTCCTGGAGCTGGGGCCTCGCTGAACTTTGGGCCCCTTCATTCATTGCCCCCTGTCTTCACCTCCAGCTTGAGCACAACCACGCTGCCACGTTTCCACCAGGCATTCCAATAAGCTGAAAATAGCACTGGAGAACAGATCTTTCAGTCGCCCTTTTGTGGAGAGCCTTAAAAACGCACAACTCTTACTTCCCTTTGGGGTGtaaaagctttgcaaagctgtttCAGGCAGGAAGTTTCTGATCTCTGGAGGGAGCACTTGTAGACTGGAACAGCAGATATCCCCATGCAAATCCCAGTCCTGTACAGCAAAAAGATGTCAGCTAATAGACTGGATATATTTTATCTAATTTTTAATCTGTGAATCAGGAGCCGCGCTTAGCACTGACCTTCCCTGAGATCCTGGAGCTATGTTCCTCTTTGGGAAGGGACTGTCCCTGAGAAGGAGTTGAGACTCTTTCATCTTGGGCTTAACTTTTGAAGAGTCCAGCTTCCATTTCATGTTACCACACTGCAATTCTGGCAAAACAGCCAACACCTCCACacggagaaggaggagaagtcAAGATACCCGCTCTGTATGAAGCCAACGGGGAAGAGGCTGTCCTTCCCCACTACCTCTCATCCCGTCACCGAATACATCTTACTCCACGGAATACAGCTTACTCCACATCAGTGTTAAGCAACAAGACCGTTTACATAGTGAATTCAGAGACGTCACCTCATTCTTCTCTGTGGAGCCGTCAGGTTAAACTCATTACAGTGAACATTGTTTACACAACACAAACCTGTTTCCACCATTACAAAAATAGGAGGCACCAGAACACACTGGTTTTATATCTG is part of the Grus americana isolate bGruAme1 chromosome 17, bGruAme1.mat, whole genome shotgun sequence genome and encodes:
- the PLAGL2 gene encoding zinc finger protein PLAGL2 isoform X1 is translated as MTAFFPSVPNWIQDAKQEEEETGWKLVPRPRGEETESQGKCQCEISETSFTNVDKLRTHTLSHTEQRPYNCPQLHCGKAFASKYKLYRHMATHSAQKPHQCMYCEKMFHRKDHLRNHLQTHDPNKEALHCPECGKNYNTKLGFRRHLAMHAAASGDLSCKVCLQTFESTQVLLEHLKAHSRRASGGAKEKKHPCDHCDRRFYTRKDVRRHLVVHTGRKDFLCQYCAQRFGRKDHLTRHMKKSHSQELLKIKTEPVDMLGLLSCSSSVAVKEELSPVLCMASRDMIGGKSFPGMLPVGMYSTHLQTMPSSGMPHSLVPNSLPMGMSYPLESSSPISSPPQPPPKYQLGSTSYLPEKLPKVEVDSFLSDFPGSLSLSSGEPQSSSPQPPPLDEALLSKSPANLSEALCAANMDFSHLLGFLPLNLPPCNPPVSSGGLVMGYSQGETQPLLTTLQHQPQESPGAGASLNFGPLHSLPPVFTSSLSTTTLPRFHQAFQ
- the PLAGL2 gene encoding zinc finger protein PLAGL2 isoform X2, whose protein sequence is MATHSAQKPHQCMYCEKMFHRKDHLRNHLQTHDPNKEALHCPECGKNYNTKLGFRRHLAMHAAASGDLSCKVCLQTFESTQVLLEHLKAHSRRASGGAKEKKHPCDHCDRRFYTRKDVRRHLVVHTGRKDFLCQYCAQRFGRKDHLTRHMKKSHSQELLKIKTEPVDMLGLLSCSSSVAVKEELSPVLCMASRDMIGGKSFPGMLPVGMYSTHLQTMPSSGMPHSLVPNSLPMGMSYPLESSSPISSPPQPPPKYQLGSTSYLPEKLPKVEVDSFLSDFPGSLSLSSGEPQSSSPQPPPLDEALLSKSPANLSEALCAANMDFSHLLGFLPLNLPPCNPPVSSGGLVMGYSQGETQPLLTTLQHQPQESPGAGASLNFGPLHSLPPVFTSSLSTTTLPRFHQAFQ